The following nucleotide sequence is from uncultured Draconibacterium sp..
AGTAAAAAACCGGCCTATGTTTAAAAGCCTCGATCCACTTCTTCACTCACAGGTGCGGCTGGCTATCATGACAATTTTGCTAAATGTAAAGTCGGCCGAATTTTCGTATTTGCTCGAGAACATCGAAACGTCAAAGGGCAACCTCAGTTTCCAGATAACGAAGCTAAAGGAAGGTGGTTATATTAAAGTTAAAAAGTCGTTTCGTAAAAACTATCCTCTTACTACTTTAAGCATTACTCCTAAAGGAATTGAAGCCTACGAAAAATATGTTGAAGCCATTTCTGAATATTTCCAGAAATCGGGTAAACTATAATCTCGCCTACCGTATTATCCTTAGTTTAACTTTAAAGCAGATAGAATTGGCTGAATATTTCATTCAATTCATTAGTTTTGAGAAAATGAAAATTAATCGAGATGAAGACGAAATCCGTTCTGTTATACATTTTACTTTTTGCTATTGTTTTTAATGCTAAAGCAGAAGTAAAACTCCCAAAAATATTTAGTTCAA
It contains:
- a CDS encoding transcriptional regulator, which gives rise to MFKSLDPLLHSQVRLAIMTILLNVKSAEFSYLLENIETSKGNLSFQITKLKEGGYIKVKKSFRKNYPLTTLSITPKGIEAYEKYVEAISEYFQKSGKL